A window of Flavobacterium flavigenum contains these coding sequences:
- a CDS encoding peroxiredoxin, which yields MSTLRLGDIAPDFQAETTQGTINFHEWLGDSWGVLFSHPADFTPVCTTELGTVANYVPEFTKRNTKVIALSVDGLDSHKEWIKDINETQNTEVNFPIIADEDKKVANLYDMLHPNASDKFTVRSVFVIGPDKKIKLTLTYPASTGRNFDELLRVIDSLQLTANYSVATPANWKDGQDVVIAPAIPDSDIPAKFPKGYTPIKPYLRLTPQPNK from the coding sequence ATGTCAACATTACGATTAGGCGATATAGCACCCGATTTCCAGGCCGAAACAACACAAGGAACAATTAATTTTCATGAATGGTTAGGTGATTCATGGGGTGTTTTGTTTTCGCACCCTGCAGATTTTACGCCGGTTTGTACCACTGAATTAGGAACTGTAGCCAATTATGTTCCTGAATTTACAAAAAGAAATACTAAAGTTATTGCTTTGAGTGTTGATGGTTTGGATTCCCATAAAGAATGGATTAAAGACATCAATGAAACGCAAAATACAGAGGTCAATTTTCCCATCATTGCAGACGAAGATAAAAAAGTAGCAAATTTGTATGATATGCTGCACCCAAATGCAAGCGATAAATTTACAGTGCGTTCTGTTTTTGTAATTGGGCCAGATAAAAAAATCAAACTGACTTTAACGTATCCGGCATCGACAGGAAGAAATTTTGACGAATTGCTTCGTGTTATAGACAGCTTACAGTTAACAGCAAATTATAGCGTAGCTACGCCGGCAAACTGGAAAGACGGGCAGGATGTGGTAATCGCACCAGCAATTCCAGATAGTGATATTCCGGCAAAATTTCCAAAAGGCTATACACCAATCAAACCGTATTTGCGTTTGACGCCACAGCCTAATAAATAA
- a CDS encoding AEC family transporter: MNNFILIFIFLFLGLLLQRVKGFPSNIYKVLNKIVIYLCLPAITLYHIPKIKWSNELLFPIGAGWITFILAFVFFHFLGKKLKWSNKLIGCLILTAGLSNSSFLGYPIIEALFGKKGLETAVLVDQPGTFVVVSTLGVFVAAFYSKGNPDTWSIISKIVLFPPFIMFVFACLMNVYDYDLDSNIQSILLKVGSFVTPLALLSVGLQLNFDRKSQHWKFLRLGLFFKLILVPFVILVLYVFIFNQHSEPIKITIMETAMAPMITGAILASTYGLKPKLSSMMVGFGIPISFLTLAIWYFILLFL, encoded by the coding sequence ATGAACAACTTTATTTTAATATTTATCTTTTTATTTTTAGGATTGCTTTTGCAAAGAGTAAAAGGATTTCCGTCTAATATTTATAAGGTTTTAAACAAAATCGTGATCTATTTATGTCTTCCTGCCATCACTTTATATCATATTCCGAAAATTAAATGGAGCAACGAATTATTGTTTCCCATAGGAGCGGGTTGGATTACTTTTATTCTGGCATTTGTATTTTTTCATTTTTTAGGAAAGAAATTAAAATGGTCTAATAAACTAATTGGCTGTCTGATCCTAACTGCGGGATTAAGCAATTCGTCATTTTTAGGTTATCCTATAATTGAAGCTTTATTTGGCAAAAAAGGTTTAGAAACTGCTGTTCTGGTAGATCAGCCCGGAACATTTGTGGTTGTTTCAACATTAGGTGTTTTTGTAGCAGCATTTTATTCTAAAGGAAACCCGGATACTTGGAGTATTATCAGCAAAATAGTCTTATTTCCTCCTTTCATAATGTTTGTTTTTGCTTGCCTGATGAATGTTTATGACTACGATTTAGATTCGAATATTCAATCCATATTATTAAAAGTGGGAAGTTTTGTGACACCGCTTGCTTTATTATCTGTCGGATTACAACTCAATTTTGACCGAAAAAGCCAGCATTGGAAATTTTTACGGCTTGGACTTTTTTTTAAGCTTATTCTGGTTCCGTTTGTCATTTTGGTATTATATGTTTTTATTTTCAATCAGCATTCAGAGCCTATCAAAATTACAATTATGGAAACCGCTATGGCACCCATGATTACAGGCGCAATCTTAGCTTCGACTTATGGCCTGAAGCCAAAATTAAGCAGTATGATGGTGGGTTTTGGGATTCCGATTTCGTTCTTAACCCTTGCTATTTGGTACTTTATATTGCTTTTCTTATGA
- a CDS encoding Crp/Fnr family transcriptional regulator, with translation MQQIRDYFERMTKLSDEDWNTFSSKLMRQEFSKKTAILQTGHVENYLSFIEKGIVRFYVPSENKDLTFTFGFDGEFVSGYDSFITRLPSNYTIEALADTVLWRISYNDLQDIYAVTKIGNTIGRLASEGLFLKKSKRELSLLNESAEQRYRNLFTEQPQLIQKIPQKYLASYIGITPQALSRIRKRIY, from the coding sequence ATGCAGCAAATAAGAGACTATTTCGAACGAATGACAAAACTCTCTGATGAAGACTGGAATACCTTTTCCTCAAAGCTCATGCGTCAGGAATTTTCAAAGAAAACCGCTATACTTCAAACTGGTCATGTTGAAAATTATCTTTCTTTTATAGAAAAAGGAATTGTTAGATTTTATGTACCCTCAGAAAACAAAGACCTCACATTTACTTTTGGATTTGATGGCGAATTTGTAAGTGGTTATGATTCTTTCATCACCAGATTACCCTCAAACTATACTATTGAAGCTCTTGCAGACACAGTCCTTTGGCGCATCTCTTACAATGATCTCCAGGACATTTATGCCGTGACCAAAATTGGTAATACAATTGGCAGATTAGCAAGCGAGGGATTATTTCTAAAAAAATCAAAGAGGGAACTGTCGCTGCTCAACGAGTCAGCAGAACAACGATATCGCAATTTATTCACAGAGCAGCCTCAGTTAATTCAAAAAATACCTCAAAAATACCTTGCCTCTTATATTGGTATTACGCCACAAGCTTTAAGCCGAATACGAAAACGCATTTATTAA
- a CDS encoding DoxX family protein, with translation METLIVLFGAFTLTLLIIWLTSKRLELGFSGRVAMALMLVFTAIGHFVFTKGMTMMIPFLPWPDVIVIFTGVIELIAAIGILLPTTKVLTGKLLILFYILLFPANVYAAIHNINLRTADYTGEGVSYLWVRIPMQLLFISWVYFSTIKQSNIKIVNQKNGHH, from the coding sequence ATGGAAACCTTAATTGTGCTCTTTGGAGCTTTTACACTTACATTACTTATTATTTGGCTAACAAGCAAACGTCTTGAACTTGGATTTTCAGGCAGAGTTGCTATGGCACTTATGCTAGTATTTACCGCTATAGGTCATTTTGTTTTTACCAAAGGAATGACAATGATGATTCCTTTTTTACCCTGGCCAGATGTGATAGTGATTTTTACAGGCGTTATAGAGTTAATCGCAGCAATTGGAATACTGCTTCCCACGACCAAAGTCTTAACCGGAAAACTGCTTATTTTGTTTTACATTTTACTATTTCCTGCTAATGTTTATGCCGCAATTCACAACATTAACTTACGAACTGCCGACTATACTGGTGAAGGCGTATCCTATTTATGGGTTAGAATACCTATGCAGCTTCTTTTTATTTCCTGGGTATATTTTTCGACTATAAAGCAATCAAATATCAAAATAGTCAACCAGAAGAATGGACATCATTGA
- a CDS encoding RrF2 family transcriptional regulator produces the protein MISGKFAISVHILTLLTKFPNDYLSSEFIAGSMNLNPVLVRKEIANLKAHHIVESKEGKNGGTKLSKTASNISLKDIFEITFENIGLGYAKNQPNPDCPVGKKINQNLDVLYAEMNQKVCEQLEGISLEDFSAQF, from the coding sequence ATGATTTCAGGCAAATTTGCTATATCAGTTCACATCTTAACTTTGCTCACTAAATTCCCGAATGATTATTTGTCATCGGAGTTTATTGCAGGAAGTATGAACCTGAACCCGGTTTTGGTCAGAAAAGAAATAGCAAACCTAAAAGCGCATCATATTGTAGAAAGCAAGGAAGGAAAAAACGGAGGGACAAAATTATCAAAAACGGCTTCGAATATCAGTTTAAAAGACATATTTGAAATAACTTTTGAGAACATCGGTTTAGGTTATGCCAAAAACCAGCCCAATCCGGATTGTCCTGTTGGAAAAAAAATCAATCAAAACCTTGATGTTTTGTACGCTGAAATGAATCAAAAAGTCTGTGAACAACTGGAAGGCATTTCATTGGAAGATTTTTCGGCTCAATTTTAA
- a CDS encoding NAD(P)-dependent oxidoreductase produces MKIAIIGATGFVGTAVLNELADRKHEITAIARTPKDTTNATWIAADVYDANALSEILKGHDAVINAFNPGWANPNIYEDSIKGSKAIQDAVKKSGVKRFITIGGAGSLYVAPGVQLIDTPDFPKEIYDGANAARHYLETIKEEKELNWAFFSPAIEMHAGTKTGRTGKYRLGLENPVFNEEQRSILSVEDLAVVIADEIETPKHHQVRFTAAY; encoded by the coding sequence ATGAAAATTGCAATTATTGGAGCTACTGGCTTCGTTGGAACAGCTGTCTTAAATGAATTAGCAGACAGAAAGCATGAAATTACTGCTATCGCAAGAACACCAAAAGACACTACAAATGCAACCTGGATCGCTGCAGATGTTTATGATGCAAATGCATTGTCTGAAATTTTAAAAGGACATGACGCCGTTATTAATGCATTTAATCCGGGTTGGGCAAATCCGAATATTTATGAAGATTCAATTAAAGGTTCAAAAGCAATTCAGGATGCGGTTAAAAAATCTGGCGTAAAACGATTTATTACAATTGGAGGTGCTGGAAGTTTATATGTTGCTCCAGGGGTACAGCTTATTGATACTCCTGATTTTCCTAAAGAAATTTATGATGGTGCCAATGCTGCCAGACATTATTTAGAAACGATTAAAGAAGAAAAAGAATTAAACTGGGCCTTTTTTAGCCCTGCAATTGAAATGCATGCAGGAACTAAAACAGGAAGAACAGGAAAATACCGTTTAGGTCTGGAAAATCCTGTTTTTAATGAGGAACAAAGAAGTATTCTATCTGTAGAAGATTTAGCGGTTGTAATTGCTGATGAAATCGAAACTCCAAAACACCATCAGGTTCGATTTACTGCAGCATATTAA
- the meaB gene encoding methylmalonyl Co-A mutase-associated GTPase MeaB, with protein sequence MSSSNKQAGSLNEKAGISSHEITNTSAIIQIKNKRRQQPSAEELISGILSGNRTILSRAITLIESTNPEHTEKANEVIKGCLPKANKSIRIGITGVPGVGKSTFIEAFGTFLTELGKKVAVLAVDPSSTISHGSILGDKTRMENLVKNENAFIRPSASGENLGGVARKTRETIILCEAAGFDTIIIETVGVGQSETAVHSMVDFFLLLKISGAGDELQGIKRGIMEMADAIVINKADGDNINKANQAKAEFNRALHLFPPKKSNWLPKATTCSAITKDGISDVWNSILDYFEMTKETGFFQQKRNEQNQFWMIETINEQLKQNFYNQPEIISLLEQNKKAVQNNEISPFAAAQLLLEKYFKP encoded by the coding sequence TTGTCAAGTTCAAATAAGCAGGCCGGCAGTTTAAACGAAAAAGCTGGAATTTCATCTCACGAAATTACCAATACATCGGCTATCATTCAAATCAAGAACAAACGCAGGCAACAGCCATCTGCAGAAGAACTGATTTCTGGAATACTTTCCGGAAACCGCACCATTTTAAGTCGTGCCATTACTTTAATAGAAAGTACAAATCCTGAGCATACTGAAAAAGCAAATGAAGTTATTAAAGGATGTTTACCTAAAGCGAATAAATCGATTAGAATAGGAATTACAGGCGTTCCCGGTGTCGGAAAAAGCACTTTCATTGAAGCTTTTGGAACTTTCCTGACTGAATTAGGAAAAAAAGTTGCTGTATTAGCCGTTGATCCAAGCAGTACTATTTCTCACGGCAGTATTTTAGGCGATAAAACCCGAATGGAAAATTTAGTAAAAAACGAAAATGCTTTTATCCGTCCGAGTGCTTCCGGAGAAAATTTAGGTGGTGTTGCCCGCAAAACAAGAGAAACCATTATTTTATGTGAAGCAGCAGGTTTTGATACCATAATTATTGAAACTGTGGGAGTTGGTCAAAGTGAGACTGCCGTTCACAGCATGGTCGATTTTTTCTTATTATTGAAAATTTCAGGTGCTGGTGATGAACTTCAGGGCATTAAACGAGGTATAATGGAAATGGCAGATGCCATCGTTATCAATAAAGCAGACGGCGATAACATCAACAAAGCCAATCAGGCAAAGGCTGAATTTAATCGTGCGCTGCATTTATTTCCTCCAAAAAAGTCAAACTGGCTGCCTAAAGCAACCACTTGCAGTGCCATTACAAAAGACGGAATTTCGGATGTATGGAACAGTATTCTGGATTATTTTGAAATGACCAAAGAAACCGGATTCTTTCAGCAAAAAAGAAACGAACAAAACCAATTCTGGATGATAGAAACCATTAACGAACAGTTGAAACAAAATTTCTACAATCAGCCTGAAATTATTTCATTATTGGAACAAAATAAAAAAGCGGTGCAAAATAATGAAATATCACCTTTTGCAGCCGCTCAGTTGTTATTGGAAAAGTATTTTAAGCCATAA
- a CDS encoding LTA synthase family protein: MKKLRFLKPVLNFILTGLLITTLSRIFLFFIFKDRVVETPNFWYIFPIGLRMDLILLCYLSFLPAVLITFLPNKWLKFTNSFLVIYSFIFLFLILFVELASPDFVKQYDTRPNKIFLDYLIYPKEVVGMLLKSYLTSIVVTFLILGAVIYLAFKRGKQFFHTIATDYKFKLMVFPLVAFLLFFGARSSLTSKRPINASNAVFSTDQLTNTLGLNSFYTVAFAAYSIKNEGNTKMYGKMDEAEAIARVKKYMIAGPNDFTDAEIPFLHVQQPDSVLKKPYNLVIFLQESLGAEYVGILGGKPLTPEFDKLSKEGLLFTNLYCTGTRSVRGIEAVVTGFLPSPSESVVKLGNSQQGFFTLADALKHKGYDTSFIYGGMANFDNMASFFNGNGFEDIVDQTDFESDGNKYVFKGTWGYSDEDLVTKANNYFKSRGDKPFFSLMFSTSNHEPFEYPAGRIKPYDKKPATVNNAMKYADFSIGKFFEIAKKEPYFKNTIFIVIADHNTRTYGKNLVPINKFHIPALIMGPGVQKGAVYDRLASQIDIPPTLLGYLGIPFETPMVGRNLNKLDPKVQGRSIMQFNDINAFRVENQVVIMQPNLKPLQFEIKNDTTLVPVKLNEELAKDALAHVITAGNLYKENKYKLRDVKK, from the coding sequence ATGAAAAAACTACGTTTTTTAAAACCGGTTTTAAATTTTATTTTAACCGGTTTGCTAATCACTACCTTAAGCAGGATATTTTTATTTTTTATTTTTAAAGACAGGGTAGTAGAAACACCCAATTTCTGGTATATTTTTCCAATCGGTCTGCGAATGGATTTAATTTTGCTTTGTTATTTGTCTTTTCTGCCTGCGGTTTTGATTACCTTTTTGCCTAACAAATGGCTGAAGTTTACCAATTCATTTTTGGTAATTTATAGTTTTATATTCCTGTTTCTGATTCTTTTTGTAGAATTGGCTTCACCGGATTTCGTAAAACAATATGATACACGTCCAAATAAGATTTTTCTTGATTATCTGATTTATCCAAAAGAAGTTGTGGGGATGCTTTTAAAAAGTTATCTGACTTCTATTGTTGTTACTTTTCTGATTTTAGGAGCCGTTATTTATCTGGCATTCAAAAGAGGAAAACAATTTTTCCATACAATCGCTACAGATTATAAGTTCAAATTAATGGTTTTTCCTTTGGTGGCATTTTTATTGTTTTTCGGAGCTCGTTCAAGTCTGACTTCAAAACGTCCTATTAATGCCAGTAACGCAGTTTTTTCAACTGATCAGCTTACTAATACGTTGGGCTTAAATTCTTTTTACACCGTTGCTTTTGCTGCTTATTCGATTAAGAACGAAGGAAATACCAAGATGTACGGTAAAATGGATGAAGCAGAAGCGATTGCCCGTGTAAAGAAATATATGATTGCTGGACCAAATGATTTTACTGATGCAGAGATCCCTTTTCTACATGTACAGCAGCCTGATTCTGTTTTGAAGAAACCATACAATCTGGTAATATTTCTTCAGGAAAGTTTAGGTGCGGAATATGTTGGAATCCTGGGCGGAAAACCATTAACGCCTGAATTTGATAAATTATCGAAAGAGGGTTTGCTGTTCACGAATTTATATTGCACAGGAACAAGAAGCGTTCGCGGAATAGAAGCGGTTGTGACCGGATTTTTGCCTTCACCATCAGAAAGTGTAGTAAAATTAGGGAATTCCCAACAAGGTTTTTTTACTTTGGCGGATGCCTTAAAACATAAAGGTTACGATACTAGCTTTATCTATGGCGGAATGGCGAATTTTGATAATATGGCCTCATTTTTTAACGGAAATGGTTTTGAGGATATTGTAGATCAGACAGATTTTGAGTCAGATGGAAATAAATATGTTTTCAAAGGAACCTGGGGTTATTCTGATGAAGATTTAGTGACCAAGGCCAATAATTATTTTAAATCAAGAGGAGATAAACCTTTCTTTTCATTAATGTTTTCGACATCCAATCATGAGCCATTTGAATATCCGGCAGGAAGAATCAAACCGTATGACAAAAAGCCTGCAACAGTTAATAATGCAATGAAATATGCTGATTTTTCTATTGGGAAATTCTTCGAAATAGCTAAGAAAGAACCGTATTTTAAAAATACCATTTTCATTGTAATTGCTGATCATAATACCAGGACTTACGGGAAAAATTTAGTCCCGATTAATAAATTTCATATTCCGGCCCTAATTATGGGGCCTGGAGTTCAAAAAGGAGCTGTTTATGACAGACTGGCAAGTCAGATCGATATTCCGCCAACATTATTAGGCTATTTAGGAATTCCGTTTGAAACGCCGATGGTTGGTCGTAATTTGAATAAATTAGATCCAAAAGTGCAGGGAAGATCGATTATGCAGTTTAATGATATCAACGCGTTTAGGGTTGAAAATCAGGTGGTGATTATGCAGCCAAATTTAAAACCTCTGCAATTCGAAATTAAAAATGATACAACTTTAGTTCCGGTTAAATTAAACGAAGAATTAGCAAAAGATGCCTTGGCACATGTTATCACTGCGGGTAATTTATATAAGGAGAATAAATACAAGCTGAGAGATGTGAAAAAATAA
- a CDS encoding MATE family efflux transporter, which yields MNLKQYTKEFSYNLRLAYPVILGMVGHNLIGMVDNIMVGKLGSTELAAVSLGNSMIFIAMSLGIGFSTAITPIVAEGDAEKNDNKIRSAFHHGLFLCTILGLMLFGLIVLAKPIMEMLHQPQEVITLAKPYLDWVAFSLIPLIMYQGYKQFADGLSLTKYSMYAMVMANVLHVGMNYVLIYGIWIFPKMGIIGAAIGTVISRIFLVMFMHIMLSRRNDLKHFFKDFSFEEIKKETIKKIISIGFPSAMQMLFEVVLFTASIWLCGNIGRTSQAANQIALSLASMTFMFAMGLSVTSMIRVSNQRGLQDYKKLVIVARSIFLLAIIIESVFAVLFVAFHQFLPHIFLNMENTIQLTDNTEVIAIASKLLLIAAVFQISDGIQVVVLGALRGLQDVKIPMYITFVAYWIIGFPVSYYLAEYTPMKAAGVWVGLLAGLTSAAFFLYIRFNYLTKKLIKN from the coding sequence GTGAATTTAAAGCAATACACAAAAGAGTTCTCATACAATTTAAGGCTTGCGTATCCAGTCATTTTAGGAATGGTAGGGCATAACTTAATTGGTATGGTCGATAATATAATGGTAGGCAAATTAGGAAGCACTGAGCTTGCAGCAGTTTCCTTAGGGAACAGTATGATTTTTATTGCAATGTCTTTAGGTATTGGATTTTCGACAGCTATAACACCAATCGTGGCCGAAGGGGATGCCGAGAAAAATGACAACAAAATTCGTTCTGCATTCCATCACGGCCTGTTTTTGTGTACCATTTTAGGATTAATGCTTTTTGGGCTAATTGTTTTGGCAAAACCAATAATGGAAATGCTGCATCAGCCTCAGGAAGTAATTACGCTTGCCAAACCTTATCTGGACTGGGTTGCTTTCTCACTCATTCCGCTAATCATGTATCAGGGTTACAAACAGTTTGCAGACGGACTATCCCTGACCAAATATTCGATGTATGCTATGGTTATGGCAAATGTACTCCACGTAGGTATGAATTATGTTTTGATTTACGGAATCTGGATTTTTCCGAAGATGGGAATTATCGGAGCAGCTATAGGAACTGTAATTTCAAGAATATTTTTGGTGATGTTCATGCACATTATGCTGTCCAGAAGAAATGATCTTAAACATTTCTTTAAAGATTTCAGTTTTGAGGAAATTAAGAAAGAAACAATAAAAAAAATAATTAGTATTGGTTTTCCTTCGGCAATGCAGATGCTTTTTGAAGTAGTATTGTTTACCGCTTCGATCTGGCTGTGCGGAAATATTGGAAGGACCAGCCAGGCGGCTAATCAAATCGCGCTGAGTCTGGCTTCTATGACTTTCATGTTTGCAATGGGTTTAAGTGTTACTTCCATGATTCGCGTGAGTAATCAAAGAGGATTGCAGGATTATAAAAAATTAGTAATTGTGGCACGCTCAATTTTTTTACTGGCAATTATTATCGAAAGTGTTTTTGCCGTTTTGTTTGTGGCTTTCCATCAATTCCTGCCACATATTTTTCTGAATATGGAAAACACGATACAGCTTACTGATAATACTGAAGTTATTGCAATTGCTTCTAAACTATTATTAATTGCAGCCGTTTTTCAGATTTCCGATGGGATTCAGGTAGTCGTGTTGGGCGCATTACGCGGATTGCAGGATGTAAAAATTCCTATGTACATTACATTTGTGGCGTATTGGATCATTGGTTTTCCTGTTTCATATTATTTAGCAGAATATACTCCTATGAAAGCAGCAGGCGTATGGGTCGGACTTTTGGCAGGACTAACTTCAGCTGCATTTTTTCTCTACATTCGCTTTAATTACTTAACCAAAAAATTAATCAAAAATTAA
- a CDS encoding PPK2 family polyphosphate kinase, with translation MKAIDPKDFKVTDKIKLSRIPTLLGIEASDDEKEEKLDEVQAKLSDLQDVMYSHNRYGVLICLQGMDTSGKDSLIREVFKEFNPRGVVVHSFKTPNSSELEHDYLWRHYIALPEKGKFAIFNRTHYENVLVTRVHPEYVLAENLPGINSVDDITPKFWKKRINQINNFEKHITENGTIVMKFFLHLSKEEQRERLLRRLEEEKHHWKFSPGDLKEREHWKEYQKYYQEAINKTSTDYAPWYIIPADDKDMARYIVAKIIWEEMQKYTDIKEPELDDKVKANIEMYKKQLGEK, from the coding sequence ATGAAAGCAATAGATCCAAAAGATTTTAAAGTTACAGATAAAATAAAATTATCCAGGATTCCAACCTTGCTTGGCATTGAAGCGAGTGATGATGAAAAAGAAGAGAAACTGGATGAGGTACAGGCAAAACTCAGTGATTTGCAGGATGTGATGTATTCGCACAACAGATATGGTGTTTTGATCTGCCTGCAGGGAATGGATACGTCAGGAAAAGACAGTCTGATTCGGGAAGTATTCAAGGAATTTAATCCGCGTGGAGTGGTCGTGCATAGTTTTAAAACCCCTAATTCGAGTGAATTAGAACATGATTATCTGTGGAGGCATTATATTGCTTTGCCGGAAAAAGGGAAGTTTGCCATTTTTAACCGTACACATTATGAGAACGTTTTAGTAACGCGTGTGCATCCTGAATATGTTCTGGCAGAGAACTTGCCGGGAATTAATTCGGTAGACGACATTACGCCTAAATTCTGGAAAAAAAGAATTAATCAAATCAATAATTTTGAAAAACACATTACGGAAAACGGAACTATTGTTATGAAGTTTTTTTTGCATTTAAGCAAAGAGGAGCAGAGAGAGCGTTTATTGCGTCGTTTGGAAGAGGAAAAACATCATTGGAAATTTTCGCCGGGAGATTTAAAAGAAAGGGAACACTGGAAGGAATACCAAAAATATTATCAAGAGGCAATTAATAAAACGTCGACTGATTACGCGCCATGGTACATAATTCCTGCAGATGACAAGGATATGGCCCGCTATATTGTAGCCAAAATTATCTGGGAAGAAATGCAAAAATATACCGATATTAAAGAACCGGAGCTTGATGATAAAGTTAAAGCTAATATTGAAATGTATAAAAAACAATTAGGAGAAAAATAA
- a CDS encoding DUF6929 family protein: protein MEKFTLEILFQIIGIGSASGLFFNNDSLYVIGDNSGFLYEYNMQNQQLSQHALIDNSTQNIPKNIKPDFESLTHHNDTLYIFGSGSTENRNKMIEFDLKSKTILQKNNLVDLYALMQNFGDIKPEDFNLEGAIFDGENWYLFNRGNGISNKNTIFTIHAKNLGEEFALISVNYKLPKIKGVRSSFTDAILVEDKIYFLSTAEDTKSTYEDGEVLGSFIGRIDLKTMKIDFTQKITSKHKFEGLTLYKKEKNKIEFLLCEDNDTELLETKIYKLRLPVK from the coding sequence ATGGAAAAATTCACATTAGAAATATTATTTCAAATCATTGGAATCGGGTCAGCATCAGGATTATTTTTCAATAATGATTCACTTTATGTTATTGGCGACAACAGCGGATTTTTATACGAATACAACATGCAGAATCAGCAATTAAGTCAGCATGCCCTAATTGACAATTCAACGCAAAATATTCCGAAAAATATAAAACCGGATTTCGAATCGTTAACACATCACAATGATACACTCTACATTTTTGGCTCCGGGTCAACCGAAAACCGCAACAAAATGATTGAATTCGATCTGAAATCGAAAACCATTTTACAAAAAAATAATCTCGTTGATTTATACGCGCTCATGCAAAATTTCGGCGATATAAAACCGGAGGATTTCAATCTCGAAGGCGCTATTTTTGATGGCGAAAACTGGTACTTATTCAATCGTGGGAACGGAATTTCAAATAAAAACACGATTTTTACGATTCACGCCAAAAATCTTGGGGAAGAATTTGCGCTGATTTCTGTCAATTACAAACTGCCAAAAATAAAAGGTGTCCGTTCCAGTTTTACCGATGCTATTCTGGTCGAAGACAAAATCTATTTCCTTTCAACCGCCGAGGATACTAAATCAACCTACGAAGACGGCGAAGTCCTGGGAAGTTTCATTGGACGAATAGACCTTAAAACCATGAAAATCGATTTTACTCAAAAAATTACTTCAAAACATAAATTTGAAGGTTTGACACTTTACAAAAAAGAAAAGAATAAAATCGAGTTTTTGCTTTGCGAGGATAATGATACGGAGCTTTTAGAAACTAAGATTTATAAGTTGAGATTACCAGTTAAGTAA
- a CDS encoding RNA polymerase sigma factor translates to MNRDAQRQVYEHMAPKLYRVCKRYLRKEEEIEEALADAFYTVFTKLEQLKEEKAFEAWARKITVNHCLATIKKNTNFNMYLDDVKVISQPFTDEINTLEEEDLLNLLNHIPEGCKTVFNLFVIEGFGHKEIAAMLNISEGTSKSQLNAAKTKLKELVNKLYYQKAK, encoded by the coding sequence ATGAACCGTGATGCCCAGCGTCAGGTTTATGAGCATATGGCTCCAAAATTGTATCGCGTCTGCAAGCGATACCTCAGGAAAGAAGAAGAAATCGAGGAAGCACTTGCTGATGCTTTCTACACTGTGTTTACAAAACTGGAACAGCTCAAAGAAGAAAAAGCTTTTGAGGCCTGGGCCAGAAAAATCACCGTTAATCACTGTTTGGCCACTATTAAAAAGAACACCAATTTCAACATGTATCTTGATGATGTAAAAGTCATATCGCAGCCTTTTACAGATGAGATCAATACATTAGAAGAAGAAGATTTACTCAATTTGTTAAACCATATTCCGGAAGGCTGTAAAACGGTTTTTAACCTTTTTGTTATTGAAGGTTTTGGACACAAGGAAATAGCAGCAATGCTCAATATTTCTGAAGGTACTTCAAAATCACAGCTCAATGCAGCAAAAACCAAACTAAAGGAATTAGTAAATAAATTGTATTATCAAAAAGCAAAATAG